The following proteins come from a genomic window of Maribacter algicola:
- a CDS encoding DUF4126 domain-containing protein, whose translation MTSETIISIFLGIGLAASVGFRVFLPLFALSLAAYFNVWELNDNWQWIGSLAALIALGVATLVEIFAYFIPWVDNLLDSFAVPLAAIAGTAVMVSTVADLDPVVTWSLAIIAGGGTATAIKGAGATGRLASSTTTGGLANPILATVETGTATVVSIASIFAPILAAVLVIIILIIIFRIYRSLRPKAKT comes from the coding sequence ATGACATCAGAAACCATCATAAGTATTTTTCTCGGTATTGGGCTGGCCGCTTCTGTAGGTTTTAGGGTGTTTTTGCCATTGTTCGCCTTAAGTTTGGCCGCTTATTTTAATGTGTGGGAGTTGAACGATAACTGGCAATGGATAGGTAGTTTGGCGGCCTTGATTGCTTTGGGAGTAGCCACCTTGGTGGAGATATTTGCCTATTTTATTCCTTGGGTGGATAACTTGCTGGATAGCTTTGCCGTACCCTTGGCTGCCATCGCCGGAACGGCAGTAATGGTCTCCACGGTGGCCGATTTGGATCCTGTGGTAACGTGGTCGTTGGCCATAATTGCCGGCGGGGGAACCGCAACGGCTATTAAAGGAGCGGGCGCCACTGGCCGATTGGCATCCTCGACTACCACGGGAGGCCTGGCCAACCCTATACTGGCCACCGTAGAAACGGGAACGGCAACGGTTGTAAGTATAGCGTCCATATTCGCACCTATTTTGGCGGCGGTGTTGGTGATTATAATTTTAATCATCATTTTTAGGATTTATAGAAGTTTAAGGCCTAAGGCAAAAACATAA
- a CDS encoding DUF2914 domain-containing protein, translating into MRRMLVQFRNSSFRSYVRRHEKYVPILFFIGGFIFDMLTLGRIDRTYDLVMLCLHMTNLSFVLYLYNVVDDGKWKNTFLERFEEYFPLAIQFFFGALSSAYVIYFSRSVSLSKTVSFFLILVALLVANEFLKQRISNKYLQFSVYFFLNFTFFTFMIPVAISKMSPKLFYISGGISLLCTLTLIILIYFLSPSTRSEIRLGRLLSIILSIYAVINVFYYFRLIPPVPLALDQGIVAHYVEKTGNDYTVTYEKNDSFIFWRNHRLKFVFNPNENVYIYSSIFAPTNLEQSIIHRWKWFNEKTSEWELIEDIGYEIIGGRDEGYRGYTYKSNIWAGEWKVEVITNEELVLGVIDFEISIDESLEPIQLVERKF; encoded by the coding sequence ATGAGAAGAATGTTGGTCCAGTTTAGGAATAGTTCCTTTCGAAGTTATGTTCGTAGACATGAAAAGTATGTCCCGATCTTATTCTTTATTGGAGGTTTCATTTTTGACATGCTCACCCTGGGCCGGATAGACAGAACCTATGATTTGGTAATGCTATGTCTCCACATGACCAATTTAAGTTTTGTCCTATATCTCTATAATGTAGTGGACGATGGTAAATGGAAAAACACCTTTTTAGAACGTTTTGAGGAATACTTCCCTTTAGCCATCCAATTCTTCTTTGGGGCCCTGTCCAGTGCCTATGTTATTTATTTTTCCAGGAGTGTATCCTTATCAAAAACAGTATCGTTTTTTTTAATTCTTGTCGCCCTCTTGGTTGCCAATGAATTTCTCAAGCAAAGGATTTCCAACAAGTATCTTCAGTTTAGCGTTTATTTTTTCCTAAACTTCACGTTCTTCACCTTCATGATTCCTGTGGCGATATCTAAAATGAGTCCAAAATTATTTTATATTTCTGGAGGTATCAGTCTCTTGTGTACTTTGACCTTGATAATCCTAATTTACTTTTTAAGTCCAAGCACCCGAAGTGAAATTCGGCTGGGAAGGCTTCTCTCAATTATCCTAAGTATTTATGCCGTCATTAATGTATTCTACTATTTTAGGTTAATTCCGCCCGTTCCTTTGGCACTGGACCAGGGTATCGTGGCCCATTATGTTGAAAAGACCGGGAACGACTACACAGTAACTTATGAAAAAAACGACTCATTTATATTTTGGCGAAATCATAGACTCAAATTTGTATTTAATCCGAACGAAAACGTTTACATCTATTCCTCAATTTTTGCACCTACCAATTTGGAGCAATCCATTATTCATAGGTGGAAATGGTTCAACGAAAAAACTTCCGAGTGGGAACTTATAGAGGATATAGGGTACGAGATAATAGGTGGAAGGGATGAAGGTTATAGGGGGTATACGTATAAAAGTAATATTTGGGCAGGTGAATGGAAGGTGGAGGTCATAACCAATGAGGAATTGGTCTTGGGTGTAATCGATTTTGAAATATCCATCGATGAAAGTCTTGAACCTATACAATTGGTAGAACGTAAATTTTAA
- a CDS encoding 1-acyl-sn-glycerol-3-phosphate acyltransferase, whose translation MQALSRFIYFKLLGWKMTGTFPSHLEKFVIIVVPHTSWWDFLLGLLVRKVLNEEINFIGKKSLFDSPFGWFFRWTGGAPIDRSKSNDTVSAIVKIFESRERFRLALSPEGTRKKVEKWKTGFYHIAKQAQVPIVLVAFDYGNKEVKFSEPQIPTQNQAADLEKYSSFFRGVQGKVIR comes from the coding sequence ATGCAGGCACTTTCACGTTTTATCTACTTTAAGCTTTTAGGTTGGAAAATGACAGGTACATTTCCATCCCATTTGGAGAAGTTCGTAATCATCGTCGTGCCCCATACCAGTTGGTGGGATTTTCTCCTGGGACTTTTGGTCCGAAAAGTATTGAATGAGGAAATTAATTTCATTGGGAAGAAAAGCCTTTTTGATTCACCCTTTGGCTGGTTTTTCCGTTGGACGGGCGGTGCTCCCATAGACCGAAGCAAAAGTAATGACACCGTAAGTGCCATTGTGAAGATTTTTGAAAGTAGGGAGCGGTTCAGGTTGGCATTATCACCTGAGGGTACTCGTAAAAAAGTGGAAAAATGGAAAACGGGCTTTTACCATATTGCAAAGCAGGCGCAGGTTCCCATTGTTTTGGTCGCTTTTGATTATGGTAATAAAGAGGTGAAATTTTCCGAACCTCAAATACCAACTCAAAATCAAGCGGCAGACCTAGAAAAGTATAGCTCTTTTTTTAGAGGTGTACAGGGTAAAGTTATAAGATAA
- the kdsB gene encoding 3-deoxy-manno-octulosonate cytidylyltransferase gives MIPARYAASRFPAKLMQDLSGKPVIVRTYQAAVNTGLFDKVYVVTDSDIIYDTILGEGGNVLMSQKEHECGSDRIAEAVMDMDVDIIVNVQGDEPFTDRESLSGVIEVFKQDRDNEIDLASLMVRITDDDEIKNPNTVKVIVDNRNFALYFSRSPIPYPRAKGDYTRYFKHKGIYAFRKRALMDFQRLPMLQLEATEKIEAIRYLEYGKKIKMVETTVTGIEIDTPEDLERAKAAWK, from the coding sequence ATGATTCCAGCGCGCTACGCTGCCTCTAGATTTCCAGCTAAACTGATGCAGGATCTATCGGGTAAACCTGTTATAGTAAGGACCTATCAAGCAGCAGTGAACACAGGACTCTTTGACAAGGTATATGTGGTTACAGATAGCGACATCATATACGATACAATTTTGGGAGAAGGAGGGAATGTACTTATGAGCCAAAAGGAGCATGAATGTGGAAGTGACAGAATTGCCGAGGCGGTTATGGACATGGATGTGGATATCATTGTGAATGTACAGGGTGATGAACCCTTTACGGATAGGGAGAGCCTATCTGGAGTCATAGAGGTATTCAAGCAGGACCGGGATAATGAAATCGATTTGGCATCCTTAATGGTCAGGATAACAGATGATGATGAAATCAAAAATCCCAATACGGTAAAAGTGATCGTAGACAATCGAAATTTTGCCCTTTATTTTTCTAGGTCGCCCATACCTTATCCAAGGGCCAAAGGAGATTACACACGTTATTTTAAGCATAAAGGAATCTACGCTTTTCGAAAAAGAGCCTTGATGGATTTTCAACGATTGCCCATGCTTCAATTGGAAGCAACCGAGAAAATAGAGGCGATACGCTATTTGGAATACGGAAAAAAAATTAAAATGGTAGAGACTACCGTAACCGGTATTGAAATAGATACCCCTGAGGATTTGGAAAGGGCCAAGGCAGCATGGAAATAA
- a CDS encoding DUF3822 family protein yields the protein MIKRAINKNIDIADKNFKKLSIQVSLNGLSFCIADIVSHRVLLSDNKWFSHELNPIELLEEVKTLLDKNGLTDKKFDEVVVVHTNNLFTLVPKPLFKEDFLLDYLKFNTKILATDALAFDELENLDIVNIYVPYMNVNNHIYDLYGEFTFVHNGTVLIQSLLDHHSNQKEAVCFVHVGKKQMDVIVLKQKSLLFYNSFLYETKEDFAYYLLFVLEQLELDTESTPVKFFGNIEEDDDTFQICYSYIKDLAIFVPTAPSHLDLGLPDTSTIDFTVLSTL from the coding sequence ATGATAAAAAGGGCGATCAATAAGAATATAGACATAGCAGATAAAAACTTTAAGAAATTGTCCATTCAGGTTAGCCTGAATGGACTTTCTTTTTGTATTGCGGATATTGTTTCGCATAGGGTACTGCTGTCAGATAACAAATGGTTCTCTCATGAATTGAATCCGATAGAACTACTGGAAGAAGTAAAAACCCTTTTGGACAAAAATGGACTGACCGATAAAAAATTCGATGAAGTAGTCGTTGTACATACAAACAACCTTTTTACACTAGTTCCCAAGCCACTTTTTAAGGAAGATTTTCTTTTAGATTATCTAAAATTCAATACAAAAATACTTGCAACGGATGCATTAGCCTTTGATGAGTTGGAAAACTTGGATATAGTAAACATTTATGTCCCGTATATGAACGTAAACAACCATATTTACGACCTTTATGGTGAATTTACTTTTGTGCATAATGGTACTGTGCTTATCCAGTCCTTGTTGGACCACCATAGTAATCAAAAAGAAGCCGTTTGCTTTGTACATGTGGGTAAAAAACAGATGGATGTTATCGTTCTAAAACAAAAAAGTCTTTTGTTTTATAATAGTTTTCTATACGAGACCAAGGAGGATTTTGCCTATTATCTCCTGTTTGTCTTAGAACAATTGGAATTGGATACGGAATCCACCCCCGTCAAATTTTTTGGAAATATAGAAGAAGACGATGATACATTTCAAATTTGCTATTCCTACATCAAGGACCTCGCCATATTTGTGCCAACCGCCCCCAGTCATTTAGATCTAGGTTTACCAGACACCTCAACTATTGATTTTACAGTTCTAAGCACTCTATAA
- a CDS encoding iron-containing alcohol dehydrogenase family protein yields METSKEMQMNNIPTKASQKFRNFPMVPRVVFGNGSFDQLGDILLTKRKSSDAPFIFLVDDVFENSNLHSRIPRIFSDQIIFISADEEPKTQQVDALVRKIKESYLEMPSGIVGIGGGTLLDLAKAVAILLNNTGSAADYQGWDLVHRESVYHVGIPTISGTGAEVSRTTVLLGPERKLGINSDYTTFDQVILDPELTKGVPKEQWFYTGMDCFIHCIESLNGTYLNAFSQSYGEKALDLCKEVFLDDLPDKESRNKLMMASWHGGMSIAYSQVGVAHAMSYGLGYQLGIKHGLGNCLVFQHLGEFYPEGVVIFDQMRNKHKIQLPKGICATLNDNDFETMISIAMGMEPLWENALGPNWKSVITPAKLRSIYRKI; encoded by the coding sequence ATGGAGACAAGCAAGGAAATGCAAATGAATAATATACCTACAAAGGCATCCCAAAAGTTTAGAAATTTTCCTATGGTTCCAAGGGTCGTGTTCGGCAACGGAAGTTTTGACCAATTGGGTGACATTCTCTTGACGAAGCGTAAAAGTTCAGATGCGCCCTTTATTTTTTTAGTGGATGATGTCTTTGAAAATTCAAATTTACATTCCCGAATTCCCCGGATTTTTTCGGACCAAATTATTTTCATTTCTGCCGATGAAGAACCCAAGACCCAGCAAGTAGATGCCTTGGTGAGGAAAATCAAGGAATCCTATTTGGAAATGCCATCGGGCATTGTAGGTATTGGGGGAGGGACACTTTTGGATCTTGCCAAGGCCGTGGCCATATTGTTGAACAATACCGGAAGCGCGGCCGATTATCAAGGTTGGGATTTGGTTCATAGGGAATCGGTCTACCACGTGGGAATCCCCACCATCAGTGGAACGGGAGCGGAGGTGTCCCGTACTACAGTGCTCTTGGGACCGGAGAGAAAGCTGGGTATCAATTCTGATTATACCACTTTTGATCAAGTAATATTGGACCCTGAACTTACCAAAGGAGTACCTAAAGAACAATGGTTCTATACGGGGATGGATTGTTTTATCCATTGTATAGAAAGTTTGAACGGGACCTATTTGAACGCCTTTAGCCAAAGTTACGGCGAAAAGGCATTGGACCTTTGTAAAGAAGTTTTTCTGGATGATTTACCTGACAAAGAATCCCGAAATAAACTGATGATGGCGTCTTGGCACGGAGGCATGAGTATTGCCTATTCCCAGGTTGGGGTTGCACATGCCATGAGTTACGGGTTGGGATATCAACTTGGTATTAAACATGGTTTAGGAAATTGTTTGGTATTTCAACATTTAGGGGAGTTTTATCCAGAAGGGGTAGTGATTTTCGACCAAATGAGAAATAAGCATAAAATCCAGCTTCCGAAAGGAATTTGTGCGACTCTAAATGATAATGACTTCGAAACGATGATATCCATCGCCATGGGGATGGAACCCTTATGGGAAAATGCCCTTGGGCCAAATTGGAAATCGGTCATAACACCGGCCAAATTAAGATCCATCTATAGAAAAATATAG
- a CDS encoding ATP-dependent DNA helicase, whose product MKLQTPAIFFKELETKFPHNPTLKQQIALEKLSHFILSKNKDEVFVLKGFAGTGKTTLVGTLVNSLWKTGMKSVLMAPTGRAAKVMSNYSKTQAFTIHRKIYFPKKQSGGGVQFVMAPNKHRDTIFIVDEASMIPDTPADSKLFENGSLLDDLLMFVYSGHNCKLLLIGDTAQLPPVHLELSPALDEDKLAHTYNKEVIRLELDEVVRQAEDSGILVNATMLREQLNGSYFDTFKFDVGPFSDIVRLIDGHDIQEAIDESYSKNGKEETAIIVRSNKRANLYNLNIRERILFLEHELAPGDFMMVVKNNYFWLKPTSEAGFIANGDIIEVLEIYAFKDLYGFKFAEVKVQMVDYPNMKPFETVLLLDTIKAESPSLSYEDGNRLYQEVMKDYAQEKSKYKKFLGVKNNKYFNGLQVKFSYAITCHKSQGGQWNTVFVEQPYLPNGPDKEYLRWLYTAVTRAKEKLYLIGFKSDFFLE is encoded by the coding sequence ATGAAGTTACAGACACCTGCTATTTTTTTTAAAGAGTTGGAAACCAAGTTTCCACATAACCCTACCCTAAAACAACAGATTGCCCTTGAAAAATTATCCCACTTTATACTTTCCAAAAATAAGGACGAAGTTTTTGTTCTTAAGGGCTTTGCGGGTACCGGTAAGACCACACTGGTAGGTACTTTGGTGAACAGCTTGTGGAAAACGGGTATGAAATCGGTCTTAATGGCCCCAACAGGCAGGGCTGCGAAGGTCATGTCCAACTATTCAAAAACACAGGCGTTTACCATTCATAGGAAGATATACTTTCCCAAAAAGCAAAGTGGTGGCGGTGTTCAATTTGTGATGGCTCCCAATAAGCATAGGGATACCATTTTTATTGTGGATGAAGCCTCCATGATACCCGATACCCCAGCGGATTCCAAATTGTTCGAAAACGGTTCATTGTTGGACGACTTGCTCATGTTCGTATACTCTGGCCATAATTGTAAATTACTTTTAATTGGGGATACCGCCCAGTTACCTCCTGTTCATTTGGAACTTAGCCCCGCTTTGGATGAGGATAAGTTGGCTCATACATATAACAAGGAAGTAATCCGATTGGAGCTCGATGAGGTGGTCCGTCAAGCGGAGGATTCTGGAATTTTGGTAAATGCCACCATGCTTAGGGAGCAATTGAACGGAAGCTATTTCGATACGTTTAAGTTTGATGTAGGTCCGTTTTCCGATATCGTACGATTGATAGACGGTCACGATATTCAAGAAGCGATCGATGAATCGTACTCCAAAAACGGAAAAGAGGAGACGGCGATCATCGTACGTTCCAATAAAAGGGCTAATCTTTATAACTTGAACATACGGGAACGTATCCTGTTCTTGGAGCATGAATTGGCACCTGGTGATTTTATGATGGTGGTCAAAAACAATTATTTCTGGCTGAAACCTACTTCCGAAGCGGGATTTATAGCCAATGGCGATATCATTGAGGTTCTTGAAATCTATGCCTTTAAGGACTTATATGGATTCAAATTTGCCGAAGTCAAGGTTCAAATGGTAGACTACCCCAATATGAAACCTTTTGAGACCGTATTGCTTTTGGATACCATTAAGGCCGAATCCCCATCCCTTTCCTATGAGGATGGCAATAGGTTGTACCAAGAAGTAATGAAGGATTATGCCCAGGAGAAATCAAAGTATAAAAAGTTTCTTGGCGTTAAGAACAACAAATATTTTAACGGCCTTCAGGTAAAATTCTCATATGCAATTACATGCCATAAATCCCAAGGAGGGCAGTGGAACACTGTATTTGTAGAGCAGCCTTATTTGCCCAACGGTCCGGACAAGGAGTACTTGAGGTGGCTATACACTGCAGTGACTAGAGCCAAGGAAAAACTCTACCTAATCGGCTTTAAAAGTGATTTTTTTCTTGAATAG
- a CDS encoding RsmD family RNA methyltransferase produces MRIISGKHKGRQLLAPKNLPVRPTKDMAKEGLFNILNNRYYFPDLKVLDLFAGTGNISFEFASRGVEDILAVDMHSGCVNYITKVSDELELTIRTQKSDVFSFLSSNTEKFDIIFADPFYDMELEEFRKLPSLVFENDLLLEDGILVIEHSKQTRLESLPHFDSSRKYGNSVFSFFKT; encoded by the coding sequence ATGCGGATTATTTCAGGCAAACATAAAGGCAGACAGTTGCTGGCACCAAAAAATCTACCGGTAAGGCCAACAAAGGATATGGCCAAAGAGGGACTTTTTAATATTCTCAATAACCGCTACTATTTTCCAGACCTTAAAGTTCTGGATCTTTTTGCAGGAACGGGAAATATCAGTTTTGAATTTGCTTCGCGAGGCGTGGAGGATATCCTGGCCGTAGATATGCACTCAGGCTGTGTCAATTATATTACAAAGGTATCAGACGAATTGGAATTGACTATAAGAACCCAAAAAAGCGATGTATTCTCCTTCCTGAGCAGTAATACTGAGAAATTCGATATTATTTTTGCCGACCCATTTTATGATATGGAACTGGAAGAATTTAGAAAATTGCCATCGTTAGTCTTTGAAAACGATTTGCTTTTGGAAGATGGCATACTTGTAATTGAACATTCCAAACAGACCCGTTTAGAGTCCCTCCCACATTTTGATAGTTCCAGAAAATACGGAAACAGTGTTTTCAGTTTTTTCAAAACCTAG
- a CDS encoding HAD family hydrolase, translated as MEINFKDIQVIGFDADDTLWVNETYFREAEEAFAELLEKYETKNKIDQELFRMEIKNLNLYGYGIKGFMLSMIESALELSNNEVSQETLSKILDLGKNMISHPVEILDGVVEVLEKLQGRYRLIVLTKGDLLDQERKLERSNLSEYFHHVEVLSDKKEKNYQDLLDHLEIDVKNFLMIGNSLKSDVLPLVNIGAKAVHVPFHTTWVHEKIDEPKEKKGYITVSKLTDVLNYL; from the coding sequence ATGGAAATAAATTTTAAGGACATACAGGTAATAGGCTTTGATGCGGACGATACCCTTTGGGTGAACGAAACTTATTTCCGGGAGGCTGAGGAAGCATTCGCGGAACTCTTGGAAAAGTACGAGACCAAGAATAAAATAGACCAAGAGCTATTTAGGATGGAGATCAAGAATTTAAATCTGTATGGTTACGGAATAAAGGGCTTCATGTTGTCCATGATTGAGTCGGCCTTGGAATTATCTAATAATGAGGTATCGCAAGAGACCCTCTCTAAAATCCTTGATCTTGGTAAAAACATGATTTCCCATCCTGTCGAGATATTGGATGGGGTAGTAGAAGTACTGGAAAAACTACAGGGTAGATATAGATTGATCGTTTTGACCAAAGGGGATCTTCTGGATCAGGAAAGAAAACTGGAAAGGTCCAACCTTTCGGAATATTTTCATCACGTGGAGGTTTTAAGTGATAAGAAGGAGAAAAACTACCAGGATTTGTTGGACCATTTGGAAATCGATGTAAAAAACTTTCTAATGATTGGTAACTCCCTAAAATCCGATGTCCTACCGCTTGTGAATATAGGGGCCAAGGCGGTTCATGTACCCTTTCATACCACATGGGTACATGAAAAAATTGACGAGCCGAAAGAAAAAAAAGGCTATATAACCGTATCTAAACTTACCGATGTATTGAATTACCTTTAA